From the genome of Spinacia oleracea cultivar Varoflay chromosome 2, BTI_SOV_V1, whole genome shotgun sequence, one region includes:
- the LOC110798123 gene encoding uncharacterized protein, whose protein sequence is MTTGEMTIAEMKAAYEKAQAELAQERASNETLQKELESVKSNKHQSRYKGGKPKKLTFEMPDDFEDVTDDEEETREEEDKEAPDPVTQRLNKMDARMTKHYSRLMKLMTRFPGAPTPVETEPTDGYAASPFCEAIARVTVPHTLRLPTWTTLYDGTSDPYRHVNFYKQRMWQIGIPHDLVEPVMCKSFGGTLDGAALEWLTNVPPRSISCLSDLINAFYQQFASSRQLEKQTSDLYRTAIEAFKRGLIPNSELYREITKYPCATFEEVRSRATAQMRIEDDEVIRTASQRSTGGSSDRRSYTPRNNNWRHQPYVRQNQVQSVNQYYDTNNVYRNERVEHPNISDYGFNVDIGGVVNALQNVGGTVRWPRKNDRPDSMKDMSKWCDFHRDNGHTTEECISLRKEVAYLLKRGHLKELLSDKGKETFSKEQTTLPGPATSSERPEPPPFNKVVNVISGGSDICGLTSSAAKKINRGESETVEEGQTEDEVALHRSLTAMAITFDDSDSVDTQREHHDGLVISLPIGNALIKRILVDNGSSANVLFLEALQEMGLEEKNIVRRSTVLVGFSGEALRTVGEISLPTYAEGVNMMTKFNVVDCPSAYNVILGRPWIHKMKAVPSTYHQSIKFPTKWGVMEVKGQQRDAKKCYETALKPSKSPI, encoded by the exons ATGACTACTGGAGAGATGACGATCGCAGAGATGAAGGCGGCTTACGAGAAAGCCCAAGCCGAACTAGCCCAAGAGAGGGCATCCAACGAAACCCTCCAGAAAGAGCTCGAATCTGTAAAGAGCAACAAGCACCAGTCCCGCTACAAAGGTGGGAAGCCAAAAAAGCTAACGTTCGAGATGCCCGATGACTTTGAAGACGTGACCGACGATGAGGAGGAAACCCGTGAGGAAGAAGACAAAGAAGCTCCCGATCCGGTGACCCAACGCCTGAACAAGATGGATGCACGCATGACAAAGCACTATTCCCGCCTGATGAAGTTGATGACCAGGTTCCCCGGGGCACCTACACCAGTGGAGACCGAGCCGACCGACGGATATGCCGCGTCGCCGTTCTGCGAAGCGATCGCTAGAGTGACGGTTCCGCACACACTCCGGCTCCCAACCTGGACCACCCTGTACGACGGGACATCCGACCCCTATAGGCACGTCAACTTCTACAAGCAGCGCATGTGGCAGATCGGGATTCCGCACGACCTAGTGGAACCTGTTATGTGCAAATCATTCGGCGGCACCCTTGATGGAGCAGCGTTGGAATGGCTCACGAACGTCCCTCCCAGATCCATCTCCTGTCTGTCCGACCTCATCAACGCCTTCTATCAACAATTCGCCAGCAGTCGCCAGTTAGAAAAACAAACCAGTGATCTCTATCG GACTGCTATTGAGGCGTTCAAGAGAGGCCTCATCCCCAATTCGGAGCTATACCGGGAaataaccaaatacccctgtgCAACTTTCGAAGAGGTGCGATCAAGGGCCACCGCCCAGATGCGAATCGAAGACGACGAGGTTATCCGAACAGCATCTCAACGATCGACGGGGGGCAGCAGCGACAGAAGATCGTACACCCCAAGGAACAACAATTGGCGACACCAACCGTATGTTCGGCAAAACCAGGTACAAAGTGTCAATCAGTATTATGATACTAACAATGTTTACAGGAACGAGCGGGTCGAACACCCCAACATCTCCGACTACGGCTTCAACGTCGACATTGGAGGTGTGGTGAACGCCCTTCAAAATGTAGGTGGAACAGTCAGATGGCCCCGGAAGAACGACAGACCGGACTCCATGAAGGACATGAGCAAATGGTGCGACTTCCACCGCGACAACGGACACACAACCGAGGAGTGCATCTCCCTCCGAAAGGAAGTCGCATACCTCCTGAAACGGGGGCATCTAAAGGAACTGTTGAGCGACAAGGGAAAAGAAACATTTTCCAAAGAGCAAACCACCCTGCCCGGCCCAGCGACAAGCAGCGAGCGACCAGAACCACCACCGTTCAATAAAGTGGTAAATGTTATTTCCGGTGGTTCAGATATTTGTGGACTAACCtcttctgcagctaaaaaaATTAACAGGGGAGAATCTGAGACCGTAGAAGAGGGACAAACCGAAGACGAGGTCGCACTACACAGGTCCCTGACCGCAATGGCTATTACTTTCGACGATTCAGATTCTGTAGATACACAGCGGGAGCACCACGACGGGTTGGTAATATCGCTCCCAATAGGAAACGCATTGATCAAAAGGATACTGGTCGACAACGGAAGCTCAGCCAACGTACTGTTCTTGGaagcactacaagaaatgggATTAGAAGAGAAAAACATAGTAAGGAGATCAACAGTCCTGGTAGGGTTCAGTGGAGAAGCACTACGGACGGTAGGAGAGATATCGCTGCCTACATACGCAGAAGGCGTCAACATGATGACCAAGTTCAACGTCGTCGATTGTCCATCAGCGTACAACGTCATCCTAGGACgaccatggatccacaaaatgaagGCAGTGCCATCAACATATCAccaatcaatcaaatttccaacCAAGTGGGGGGTCATGGAAGTCAAAGGGCAGCAAAGGGATGCGAAGAAATGTTACGAGACAGCACTGAAACCATCCAAGTCACccatctag
- the LOC110798115 gene encoding uncharacterized protein isoform X2 produces the protein MPIVEERKPAIQGPAAQNPSPKNLEEGPVVSQSSSCQPKDEPSPVKPVTPKEAIIAVASKIAAQPLPCSDPEVWGVLTAISNNARKRSQGINILLTANEHCIGRVVDDVRFQIESNAVSQRHCSISRKRIPNEDVENPTGFCNGAFLKDTSTNGSYLNWEKLKRRSSKSEAKLCHGDIISLVAPPQHEHAFAFVYREVSSSVPTSDGTALKRKAEEFGPETKRLKGIGIGAPEGPVSLDDFRRLQRSNTDLRKQLENHVLTINELQNENREVLERHQNEMKELRESVSKSYNDQLNELNELLEARKKELTEVNKSSAEQKHAIEDLNERLSAALQSSTEVNEIMKSQKASIAELKTQLDEERDQRREEREKAAADLKASIQRVQSEAEEELKRASDAASRREREQQEVIGKLQESERESSSLVENLRSKLEDTRQKLVFSDNRVRQLEAQVLVEQQSSALKTTRMEELEGETRRMRKDLDKEKAAREEAWAKVSALELQINSSMRELEFERRRLKGARERIMLRETQLRAFYSTTEEINLLFTKQQEQLKSMQRALEDEENYDDASLDVLLETAAENVDGNAAAGTEATGYGSNAAAKDGPSTSSKRLAQREVADTSSEEGSATEKHDCDIRSQDYENTEEAEFPNDEGIVKEGFGSDIDGVGTAPMFEGDADGTERVLETESPGVDGERNTEMNKTGELAGDTLQLDDDTNVQETEQQIPLGCEDILHNSPLNHREEAVKATGEAEPGLITTQDLLASEVAGSWAGSTAPSIYGDNDYSAQNDERENHAVTNDSITQVAESSSSPSGAPAMRLHSDHEIQALSNMIGIMAPDVKEQFKSFVGSTSQEKNAKLPDSDSETDDECVEASKDIVVEGSESDDETQAHDKDEESEDEMDVDDDATPNEDSMG, from the exons ATGCCGATAGTGGAAGAGAGAAAACCAGCGATTCAAGGTCCGGCTGCCCAGAATCCAAGCCCTAAAAATCTAGAAGAAGGTCCAGTAGTATCTCAATCGAGCTCTTGTCAACCCAAAGACGAGCCTTCGCCGGTTAAACCTGTCACCCCTAAAGAGGCCATTATCGCCGTCGCCTCTAAAATTGCCGCCCAGCCGCTTCCTTGCTCCGATCCCGAGGTTTGGGGTGTCCTCACTGCTATCTCTAACAATGCTCGAAAACGGTCGCAG GGAATAAATATTCTTTTGACTGCTAATGAGCATTGCATCGGACGAGTAGTAGACGATGTACGTTTTCAGATAGAATCCAATGCTGTTAGTCAACGGCATTGTTCGATTTCCAGGAAGAGAATTCCTAACGAAGATGTGGAGAATCCAACCGGTTTCTGCAACGGTGCCTTTCTAAAAGATACAAG CACCAATGGATCTTATCTAAATTGGGAGAAACTGAAGCGGCGCAGCTCTAAGTCTGAAGCTAAGCTTTGTCATGGTGACATCATATCGCTAGTAGCACCTCCTCAGCACG AACAtgcatttgcatttgtttaTCGAGAAGTCTCATCATCCGTCCCTACAAGTGATGGTACTGCATTGAAGAGAAAAGCAG AGGAATTTGGTCCTGAAACCAAAAGACTCAAAGGCATAGGTATTGGCGCTCCTGAGGGCCCTGTTTCTCTTGATGACTTTCGAAGACTTCAGCGTTCAAACACG GACTTGAGGAAGCAATTGGAGAATCATGTACTTACAATTAACGAGTTGCAAAATGAAAATCGTGAAGTTCTTGAGCGTCATCAAAAT GAGATGAAAGAGCTGAGAGAGTCAGTCTCGAAGTCGTATAATGACCAGTTGAATGAATTGAATGAGTTATTGGAAGCTAGAAAGAAGGAATTGACTGAGGTCAACAAAAGTTCTGCTGAACAGAAGCATGCTATTGAGGATCTAAATGAAAGACTTTCTGCAGCTTTGCAGTCATCTACTGAAGTGAACGAAATAATGAAAAG CCAGAAGGCATCTATAGCTGAACTGAAAACACAGCTAGATGAAGAGCGTGACCAAAGAAGAGAAGAGCGAGAAAAGGCTGCTGCAGATCTGAAAGCTTCAATACAAAGGGTTCAGTCCGAGGCTGAAGAAGAATTAAAACGAGCATCAGATGCTGCTTCGAGGCGAGAAAGAGAACAGCAAGAAGTTATCGGTAAACTTCAG gAATCAGAAAGAGAAAGTTCATCACTGGTGGAGAATCTGAGATCCAAATTG GAAGACACTAGACAGAAATTGGTCTTCTCTGACAACAGGGTTCGCCAGCTTGAGGCTCAAGTATTAGTCGAACAACAGTCTTCTGCTCTCAAAACAACA CGAATGGAAGAACTTGAAGGTGAAACGAGAAGAATGAGGAAAGATCTTGACAAAGAAAAG GCGGCTCGGGAAGAAGCATGGGCCAAGGTCTCAGCACTTGAGCTACAAATAAATTCTTCTATGCGGGAACTCGAATTTGAAAGGCGAAGATTAAAAGGTGCTAGGGAAAGAATCATGTTGCG GGAAACACAGTTGCGTGCGTTTTACTCAACGACAGAGGAGATCAATTTGTTATTCACAAAGCAGCAAGAACAGTTGAAGTCAATGCAGAGGGCTCTAGAAGATGAGGAGAATTATGATGATGCCTCTCTTGATGTTCTCCTTGAAACAGCAGCGGAGAATGTTGATGGAAATGCAGCTGCTGGAACGGAAGCTACAGGTTACGGAAGTAATGCTGCTGCCAAGGACGGCCCCAGCACTTCATCAAAGAGACTTGCACAACGTGAGGTAGCTGATACTTCAAGTGAAGAAGGCAGTGCCACTGAGAAGCATGACTGCGATATTAGAAGCCAAGATTATGAAAATACTGAAGAGGCAGAATTTCCCAATGATGAGGGTATTGTTAAAGAGGGATTTGGTTCTGACATTGACGGTGTTGGAACAGCTCCGATGTTTGAAGGAGATGCTGATGGAACTGAAAGAGTTCTTGAAACCGAAAGCCCTGGTGTTGACGGTGAAAGAAACACAGAAATGAACAAAACGGGTGAGTTAGCTGGGGACACACTGCAGCTTGATGATGACACAAATGTGCAAGAAACCGAGCAGCAGATTCCTCTTGGGTGTGAAGACATTCTTCATAATTCTCCGTTGAATCATAGAGAGGAAGCAGTGAAAGCTACTGGTGAAGCTGAACCTGGACTCATAACAACACAAGATCTTTTGGCATCAGAAGTTGCTGGGAGCTGGGCTGGTAGCACGGCACCATCTATTTACGGAGATAATGATTATTCTGCTCAaaatgatgagagagaaaatcatGCGGTTACAAATGATTCCATTACTCAGGTGGCTGAGTCTTCAAGTTCCCCCTCTGGTGCTCCTGCCATGAGATTGCATTCAGACCATGAAATTCAAGCACTAAGCAACATGATAGGAATTATGGCACCTGATGTAAAAGAACAGTTCAAGAGTTTTGTCGGTAGTACTTCTCAAGAGAAAAATGCCAAGCTCCCGGACTCTGATTCAGAAACAGATGATGAATGCGTTGAAGCTAGTAAAGACATAGTAGTTGAAGGGTCGGAATCAGATGATGAAACACAGGCTCATGATAAAGATGAAGAGAGTGAAGATGAAATGGATGTAGATGATGATGCTACCCCAAATGAAGACTCTATGGGATAA
- the LOC110798115 gene encoding uncharacterized protein isoform X1 — protein sequence MPIVEERKPAIQGPAAQNPSPKNLEEGPVVSQSSSCQPKDEPSPVKPVTPKEAIIAVASKIAAQPLPCSDPEVWGVLTAISNNARKRSQGINILLTANEHCIGRVVDDVRFQIESNAVSQRHCSISRKRIPNEDVENPTGFCNGAFLKDTSTNGSYLNWEKLKRRSSKSEAKLCHGDIISLVAPPQHEHAFAFVYREVSSSVPTSDGTALKRKAEEFGPETKRLKGIGIGAPEGPVSLDDFRRLQRSNTDLRKQLENHVLTINELQNENREVLERHQNEMKELRESVSKSYNDQLNELNELLEARKKELTEVNKSSAEQKHAIEDLNERLSAALQSSTEVNEIMKSQKASIAELKTQLDEERDQRREEREKAAADLKASIQRVQSEAEEELKRASDAASRREREQQEVIGKLQESERESSSLVENLRSKLEDTRQKLVFSDNRVRQLEAQVLVEQQSSALKTTRMEELEGETRRMRKDLDKEKQAAREEAWAKVSALELQINSSMRELEFERRRLKGARERIMLRETQLRAFYSTTEEINLLFTKQQEQLKSMQRALEDEENYDDASLDVLLETAAENVDGNAAAGTEATGYGSNAAAKDGPSTSSKRLAQREVADTSSEEGSATEKHDCDIRSQDYENTEEAEFPNDEGIVKEGFGSDIDGVGTAPMFEGDADGTERVLETESPGVDGERNTEMNKTGELAGDTLQLDDDTNVQETEQQIPLGCEDILHNSPLNHREEAVKATGEAEPGLITTQDLLASEVAGSWAGSTAPSIYGDNDYSAQNDERENHAVTNDSITQVAESSSSPSGAPAMRLHSDHEIQALSNMIGIMAPDVKEQFKSFVGSTSQEKNAKLPDSDSETDDECVEASKDIVVEGSESDDETQAHDKDEESEDEMDVDDDATPNEDSMG from the exons ATGCCGATAGTGGAAGAGAGAAAACCAGCGATTCAAGGTCCGGCTGCCCAGAATCCAAGCCCTAAAAATCTAGAAGAAGGTCCAGTAGTATCTCAATCGAGCTCTTGTCAACCCAAAGACGAGCCTTCGCCGGTTAAACCTGTCACCCCTAAAGAGGCCATTATCGCCGTCGCCTCTAAAATTGCCGCCCAGCCGCTTCCTTGCTCCGATCCCGAGGTTTGGGGTGTCCTCACTGCTATCTCTAACAATGCTCGAAAACGGTCGCAG GGAATAAATATTCTTTTGACTGCTAATGAGCATTGCATCGGACGAGTAGTAGACGATGTACGTTTTCAGATAGAATCCAATGCTGTTAGTCAACGGCATTGTTCGATTTCCAGGAAGAGAATTCCTAACGAAGATGTGGAGAATCCAACCGGTTTCTGCAACGGTGCCTTTCTAAAAGATACAAG CACCAATGGATCTTATCTAAATTGGGAGAAACTGAAGCGGCGCAGCTCTAAGTCTGAAGCTAAGCTTTGTCATGGTGACATCATATCGCTAGTAGCACCTCCTCAGCACG AACAtgcatttgcatttgtttaTCGAGAAGTCTCATCATCCGTCCCTACAAGTGATGGTACTGCATTGAAGAGAAAAGCAG AGGAATTTGGTCCTGAAACCAAAAGACTCAAAGGCATAGGTATTGGCGCTCCTGAGGGCCCTGTTTCTCTTGATGACTTTCGAAGACTTCAGCGTTCAAACACG GACTTGAGGAAGCAATTGGAGAATCATGTACTTACAATTAACGAGTTGCAAAATGAAAATCGTGAAGTTCTTGAGCGTCATCAAAAT GAGATGAAAGAGCTGAGAGAGTCAGTCTCGAAGTCGTATAATGACCAGTTGAATGAATTGAATGAGTTATTGGAAGCTAGAAAGAAGGAATTGACTGAGGTCAACAAAAGTTCTGCTGAACAGAAGCATGCTATTGAGGATCTAAATGAAAGACTTTCTGCAGCTTTGCAGTCATCTACTGAAGTGAACGAAATAATGAAAAG CCAGAAGGCATCTATAGCTGAACTGAAAACACAGCTAGATGAAGAGCGTGACCAAAGAAGAGAAGAGCGAGAAAAGGCTGCTGCAGATCTGAAAGCTTCAATACAAAGGGTTCAGTCCGAGGCTGAAGAAGAATTAAAACGAGCATCAGATGCTGCTTCGAGGCGAGAAAGAGAACAGCAAGAAGTTATCGGTAAACTTCAG gAATCAGAAAGAGAAAGTTCATCACTGGTGGAGAATCTGAGATCCAAATTG GAAGACACTAGACAGAAATTGGTCTTCTCTGACAACAGGGTTCGCCAGCTTGAGGCTCAAGTATTAGTCGAACAACAGTCTTCTGCTCTCAAAACAACA CGAATGGAAGAACTTGAAGGTGAAACGAGAAGAATGAGGAAAGATCTTGACAAAGAAAAG CAGGCGGCTCGGGAAGAAGCATGGGCCAAGGTCTCAGCACTTGAGCTACAAATAAATTCTTCTATGCGGGAACTCGAATTTGAAAGGCGAAGATTAAAAGGTGCTAGGGAAAGAATCATGTTGCG GGAAACACAGTTGCGTGCGTTTTACTCAACGACAGAGGAGATCAATTTGTTATTCACAAAGCAGCAAGAACAGTTGAAGTCAATGCAGAGGGCTCTAGAAGATGAGGAGAATTATGATGATGCCTCTCTTGATGTTCTCCTTGAAACAGCAGCGGAGAATGTTGATGGAAATGCAGCTGCTGGAACGGAAGCTACAGGTTACGGAAGTAATGCTGCTGCCAAGGACGGCCCCAGCACTTCATCAAAGAGACTTGCACAACGTGAGGTAGCTGATACTTCAAGTGAAGAAGGCAGTGCCACTGAGAAGCATGACTGCGATATTAGAAGCCAAGATTATGAAAATACTGAAGAGGCAGAATTTCCCAATGATGAGGGTATTGTTAAAGAGGGATTTGGTTCTGACATTGACGGTGTTGGAACAGCTCCGATGTTTGAAGGAGATGCTGATGGAACTGAAAGAGTTCTTGAAACCGAAAGCCCTGGTGTTGACGGTGAAAGAAACACAGAAATGAACAAAACGGGTGAGTTAGCTGGGGACACACTGCAGCTTGATGATGACACAAATGTGCAAGAAACCGAGCAGCAGATTCCTCTTGGGTGTGAAGACATTCTTCATAATTCTCCGTTGAATCATAGAGAGGAAGCAGTGAAAGCTACTGGTGAAGCTGAACCTGGACTCATAACAACACAAGATCTTTTGGCATCAGAAGTTGCTGGGAGCTGGGCTGGTAGCACGGCACCATCTATTTACGGAGATAATGATTATTCTGCTCAaaatgatgagagagaaaatcatGCGGTTACAAATGATTCCATTACTCAGGTGGCTGAGTCTTCAAGTTCCCCCTCTGGTGCTCCTGCCATGAGATTGCATTCAGACCATGAAATTCAAGCACTAAGCAACATGATAGGAATTATGGCACCTGATGTAAAAGAACAGTTCAAGAGTTTTGTCGGTAGTACTTCTCAAGAGAAAAATGCCAAGCTCCCGGACTCTGATTCAGAAACAGATGATGAATGCGTTGAAGCTAGTAAAGACATAGTAGTTGAAGGGTCGGAATCAGATGATGAAACACAGGCTCATGATAAAGATGAAGAGAGTGAAGATGAAATGGATGTAGATGATGATGCTACCCCAAATGAAGACTCTATGGGATAA